TCAAGTTTAACCGTgaggaacgtaaatataaaataataatgacttGGAATGAACATACACACTTAAAGGCAAATTACTTGAAATTCAGAGATGATGGGATAATAATGTGCCAGTTTTACTTCTTATTCTACCATAGAAAAAAATAAGACGGTTCTTGATTACACCAACACATTTAATTGCTCTTCTGCATAATTTATTCAAGGAAAGATGCTATCTCGCTTGAAACTTCTAGAGTTTTAagtcatttattaatatttatttcacagtATTTACAAACGCAATACTAAGTAACTGTTCGTCTATTTTAAGGTTGAAACAGTAACGACATCCTCGCAATTGCCTCCGCGTCATCGTGTGACTCGCAGACACTGTCTCTCTCTGTTGCCTGCGCGCGACCTTCATGTGTCACGGTGTCTACGAGTCTAAACTTCATGCGAGGTTCATTCATGTAGATGGTTTATGTTTCAACACCAAAGTAGATTCACAGTTAATTACTGTTCTCTGTGTGATGCGTTGTGAATATTATAACTAATAATTGTCTTAAAACTGAAATAAAGGTCAATTATTAATATTCCAGAAAGGCTTTGTAGATAAAAGAAATCTGCATTATTGTCAGTTCTGCTTAAGTAGGAACATAGTGCTGTTACTCCCCGTTCTCCATTGTCGCCAAGACAATTTTTGAGTACCTAATTAGTCTAATAAGAACTCATGGTGCGAATTTCTGACATAATGTAGGTGCATAGAATTGGCATGTGCTTGATAATGAGGGATTTATGATTTGGTATTGTTAGAAGCATAAAGTAATAAAACTTACATAATTTTGCTCTGTGGTAGTGTCTGTGGTGGACAGAGAGAGAGTTCGCAATAGCAAACCGGGGTCAGACTTAGGCTTGTTATGATTATGCTTTACCCGCCTTTTTTGAGTTCATACTTTTTCAcatcattattttgattttagggcaattgctccaaatgttccatgttatgttttgatgaaaattttgtCACGCGACATATGCTCTATGGTACCTGCTACCGGCAAGTATTGTTGTTTGATTTACGGCGTCATGCTCACTGCCCAACTGCTTGGCCGCAGATGCTGCTGTCCGCGCTGGTGCTGCTACTCGCCCCCAGCTGCCTGGGTAGCCCGCTGCACGGGCGAGGCTACGGCGGCCACGAGTGCTACGGCGGCGGCTACTCGCCGCTGTACGACAGCTACCTGCCGCCGGTGTGCAGCCCCATCGCCGTGCTGGCCGAGCAGCCGTACAGCGTGGCCGACACGCTGGCGCCCGTGCCGCTGCTGACGGTGCCGCAGGCCAGCCTCAAGCTGGTGCGCGACCCTGCCCACCTGCACGGCGCCACGCCCGCCGACCAGGTTCGTCACACCCGCCGACCAGGTTTATACACCCGCCGACCAGGTTTATACACCCGCCGACCAGGTTTATACACCCGCCGACCAGGTTCGTCACACCCGCCGACCAGGTTTATACACCCGCCGACCAGGTTCGTCACACCCGCCGACCAGGTTTATACACCCGTCGACCAGGTTCGTCACACCCGCGGACCAGGTTTATACACCCGCCGACCAGGTTCGTCACACCCGTGGACCAGGTTCGTCACACACGCGGACCAGTTtcgttagtagtatgtaaatgttcctccagcGCCTGGTGCCGGTGCGAGGATTTAGGgttgtgtccgccatcttggattgttacataacggcggccatttttggtgttAAAATGACACATTATTCCTCAAAAACGACTTAAAATTCCACAACATTTCTATAAGTTATCCTATttcaagagaaaaattcccgttacgAGGGAACATTTTCcgtttttattccagaaaaattTGAAATGTCCCAAAATTTGCTTAAATTCCCCCATAGCCAAGCCACCCTAAGCTGCTGGCGGGAAGCTCTGACCTTGATCTCAGTCGccaatgttgcacttttcgttacggcctccatcttgaaattccgtaaatAGTATCCgattttaacaagaaaaaaaataaaatttataaaaaggtaaaacaattttgattaaataatttcGCCATTTAAGTttgtcaccatcttggatacaaAAACATTACACTTTTCTTTATTGTTGTCATCTGGGAcgtgtatgacatcatcgttgcacttGTCGTTTAGACCGcttcttggattctagaatgttgtaATTTTCTTTACGGCAGCCaaattgaaaattcgtaattattaaccaaTTTcaacaggaaaaaatttaaaattcataaaaacattcacttaatacaattttattttaaaagcacACTTACGACAtggtgtcctcggttcgattccgaCGAGGtaattcgattaaaaatgacAACGGATtcttcttccacggaagccaccggcagactgacctcccaccaataatGTCAAGGCAAATATTACGCCAGACAGTGtaatgtcatggcagccatctttgatccaccatcttgttgtcGTCTCGTGGAGTTCGCCATTtctttttcgtctgctggagggtgctgcagtcatattagtttaattttgccTGATTGAGCGCATAAGTATTTATTAAGGTGGCGTCGGCCATCTTGTCAGCCgtcttggccaccatattgaattagTAAATATTGAGctggaaattcggaaaaattctatatcatcaaaataattttttttaatttactgactGATTCAACCGATATCCAACTTCGATTCGATCTTTGATAAATACgaaaaaggtaatttaattaaaataccagaaaagtgacagattcaagaaataaaacaataaagttcaaacaaaaaatgtatcacggaaattctacaagtacaaaaaaaagcaAACACAAGCGTTTCTcattttctacagtcttcttaagaggccactccagtgtttcaggggcactacgcaacccgcgttaacctcataagattcaatgctattttcattttgcttctaacttattaactaatatagatttcgaaatgatgcttgcttgatatgtaagacaacgatgctcttatcaaagcccctttcttcaaaaagtgcataaattatggttcaaacctagacaatacacttatgcatattagtaaagattagtataaaaccataatttatgcacgtttttgaagaaaggggctttgataagagcatcgctgtcttacatatcaagcaagcatcatttctaaatctatattagttaataagttataagcaaaatgaaaatatcattgaatcttatgagtttaacgtgggttgcgtagtgcccctgaaacactggagtggcctcttaaaggcGAAGCGAGACCTTTACATTACTTGACATGTGTTTgcagtagccaggcacgtaatcggtAACCAGACAAAcccagttggtggttaggcacttccagttggtggttaggctAACACGACCAGTAGGTGGCCAGGCGCATCCAGTTGGTGGTCAAACACACCCTGTCAGTCGCCAAGagatatttttcgtcgatactcggcgaacatttttaaCAGATCATGTGCAAAATCATTCGCATAGGCCAAGTGggtaaatttaaactaatatgactGCAGCACCCTCCAGCATACGAAAATGAACTGGCGAACTCCACGAGACGAcaaaaatatggcggatccaagatggctgccatgacattaTACTGTCTGGCGTAATATAtgccttgacattagtggtgggaggtcagtctgccggtggcttccgtggaggaaggatccgttgtcatttttaatcgaattaCCTCGTCGGAATCTAACCGAGGACACCATGTCGTAAGTgcgcttttaaaataaaattgtattaagtgaatttttaataaattttaaaaatgttcccgTTAAAAttggttaataattacgaattttcaatttGGCTGCCCTAACAAAAAttacattctagaatccaagaagCGGTctaaacgaaaagtgcaacgatgatgtcatacacgTTCCAGATGGCAACCGTAATGAAAAGTGTAATGTTCCTGTATCCAAAATGGTGACAAACTTAAATGGCGAAATTATTAAATCAAAATGTattaactttttataaattttatttttttcttgttaaaatcggataatatttacggaatttcaagatggcggccgtaacgaaaagtgcaacattggcgactgaggtcaaggtcaaagcttccCACCAGCATCTTAGGGAGACTTGGCCATGAGGGAATTTAAGCAACTTTTGGGACATTTCAaatttttctggaataaaaacggaaaattttcccttgtaacgggaatttttccctcgaaataggctAATTTATAGGAATTTTGGGGGATTTGAGACATTTTTGAGGTATTTCAAGtcatttgacaccaaaaatggccgccattatgtaacaatccaagatgacgggcaCAATCCTCAATCCTCGCACCAGCACCAGGCaccggaggaacatttacataggTACTACTTCCGTTACACCCGCGGAACAGGTTCGTTACACCCGCAGACCAGGTTTTCACACCCACATACAAGGTTCATTACACCCGCAGACCAGTTCCGTTGTGGGCATGCAGCGAACTCGCTCTGCAAacactttatttctttacacacgAACCACTGCAAAGGCACATTTATgcaaacaaattttgttaaaatcaacattggcaataaaaaaaacttgtttgtcATAAAATAATGAAACAACTTTCTAATTGTGAAGGTAGTAATTAGGTAAACCAATCTAAATTATTTTGACCACAAAAAATCATGAATgcccacaatttaaaaaaaaacttgaataaagTAATTGCTAGTAGTATAAATTACGTTAGTTAATATTATCGATGTTGTGAAGTTAAagcatttaattttaacaaaaaatgccactaagaatatttttatcttataaagaatttttttttctgtgtattaaGGTAAAGTTTGCTCAAAAGCTGGTCAGTGGAAAAATTTTTGTTCCAACACTAAATTGAGGGATTTGGCAGTAGACCTTTTAAAACGTGTCATGAACTACAGTTGGCACATTGTTGTGGTTATAAAATCGCACATCACTGTTTGCATCCAAAAGTGATTGATATTCCTAACAGCCCACTCTAATAATTGATACGACAGGAACCAAAAGACTGAAGAACAATATAAACCTACAAAATATGTCATGATCCaattaaaaacaaatgtattacaacagaaaaaacataaccactacaaagcaaatataaattattttaaatcgttCGTGTGCAACATAAACCAACAGGCATCAGCGCAATAGAAACGGATATAATGTCTCAGAATGCTATGGTAACAGTAGAGCATAGAATAAACCAAAAAATCACATCCATAAAAACTTAATTCAGCACTTAAATTTGCTAAACGTGATAGCGTAATCATACAATGACATCTTTCGCTAAATAAAACCTATGCCATAAAATGTATAATTAAAAATCAGCAAGATTTAAATGTAAGATTTTATGTTATGTGGCAGGAAACACCATGTGCAGTGaactataaattatattttgtagtcATAAACCAGGGCGGTATCAGAAAAAGTAGGCTATTGAGAGGGAATAATTTCTAACTATCCCATTTATTTTGAAGAGTAcatttattaattacttttttttaatctgagGGGGTAAGAAGCCAAGGGGTGCAAGtgactttattaaaaataatagagtTAGGGCCTAAGTGCTGTTATGGATAATTAATACATGCAAAATGATGGTGACAAAGGGCTACAAGTAAATGTCTATCATGTGCTGAGATCTAACGCTGTAAGAATCAACTACTTAAATAATCAATTGTTTGCTCTTAATTTTAAACGGCTTTTTCACAATATGATGAAATTGTCTCTTGTACCCCTTCAATTCTCATCCCCTATTTTACTTCAGCAGCCACGACCTTGTAACACAATGTTCCTGGTCTGGCATCTAAATAAGTCCACCATTAACTAGAGTTTGTGGTTCATGTTCcataatttaattgttaaaacatCTAATTTAATTTCAATGAATATATGATAGACTAAAAAATTCTGACTTTTGGCTCCTTTAGCCAAACACGCCGAAGTGTTTCCCATCACATATGAGTATCGGTAGTGTATATTGTATGTTCTAGGACTATAAAACTTAATTTGAATTTGGCCAAAAATAACCTCGAATAACATGATTTGAGGTTTTTAGATGACCTTCACGACATCTTCCAAAAGATTGTACAAAAATGTGGAAATATCGAACTTTTACACCACTTATATTTCATCAGATGCAAGCAAACCACGGTTGTGGTTATTCTTTGCATTTATGGACAtatgaaattattgcattcttGTTTTTTTACCTGTCAGCAATCACTctatctctcttccccccccccttctttttctcCTCGTGGTGAAGTTGACCCACTAGTTTCTGAGTATTTTTTCtagacaacacacacacacttacacacaatGTGCGGAAAACTTTCATACCTGTATTAAATGAGTACATAATTGAAAAGGCGAAGCAAATATTTCAAGGTAGTATAATTGTTATAGTTAATCCCAGCTAATCtgaaccatttttaattattttaaagtggtTCCATTTTGCTAAGAAGCCATTGGAGTATTGAGCTATGTGTCTGATATGTTGTAAGTTCCAACATGTGTAATACCGGAAATATTAAATTTCGAATATTGGACAATTATGTAATGGAATGACTATAACAATTGGAATAAAAGTTATTTAGTATCACTCTAATTCTCTATGTAAACACAAATTAAGTACCTAATATCGATTGGATTGGTCTATTTACTATGGGATGACAAATTACACCTTCAAAATTAATCAAACTTTATATAATGTATGGTGTTAACAAGTTTCAATATTTGTGTGTTACAGTTCCATGGAATGATTCCTGCCATCAAAGTGTATCTGCAAAGACCGATGATGGTGTCGTCTCCAGAGAGCGTCATCTCTTTCCCATCCGATTTCACCGTGGTACACGACGGACTGCCCATACTGCTGTCGGTGTCCGCAGTGATCGCCCCTCTGCCGGCTGGAGCCTACCTAGCGGCCGGACATCCCATAGCCATCAGAGTGCTGTATGCGCTCTCAGTCAGTCCCGTGCAACAACAGCCCTTCCACTA
The DNA window shown above is from Bacillus rossius redtenbacheri isolate Brsri chromosome 2, Brsri_v3, whole genome shotgun sequence and carries:
- the LOC134529557 gene encoding uncharacterized protein LOC134529557, whose product is MPAPQLSARRQMLLSALVLLLAPSCLGSPLHGRGYGGHECYGGGYSPLYDSYLPPVCSPIAVLAEQPYSVADTLAPVPLLTVPQASLKLVRDPAHLHGATPADQFHGMIPAIKVYLQRPMMVSSPESVISFPSDFTVVHDGLPILLSVSAVIAPLPAGAYLAAGHPIAIRVLYALSVSPVQQQPFHYYLPNRRPATVTAPVAVTATPPLPSRPQQTIPPRPSGDEVLEVAPPQGDVLVTVLDFPAAVASPSVSFFPQPSQDEDGSLGGREPPQAAVPAGIVQSTAPLPNLSVFINSKESPELQALRDKAQAQGVSVAPVVAEVLQN